GAAAGAAGGCATTGATGGGCCGTGAAgcataaaaagagaaaaaaggaaaagtgaaAGACGGAAAGATTAAGGCGGGAGAGTTGGGATTAAGAAGGAAGGCGATAAGTTGAACCTCGGGAGGCAGACCAGAAGTCAGCAACTTCAGAAACACCATTAATGAAATCCTTAATCCTTGTTTTTGCTTTCTACCCAACAAAACCAACCATCCAACGCTTAAAGATAAGACGGAATCCAGGAAAAAGTACACTCAAACGCAAACCAATACGATGCAAATACAATTCCACAGCTAACAGATATCCATTTTCTTGCACTCCAAAGCGTTTCTGCGCACAATTCCCACTTCAATTTCAAACTAAACcaacaaacccaacgtaatccttcatccttcatccttcatccttcatccttcCTTCCACCACTCCCTTTTCAGCCTCAATCATGGCGGATCTGTACGCAACTTCCCCTTCTTCGGATGTTCTTGCTTTGCCTCATGACCCAGAAGATTTCTCTTCCTTCATCAATCCCCACCTTCAAACCCACacttcttctgcttcttccccttctttcGTTTCCTTCAAGAACAAGTTCGCGCCCTTGTTGCATTCTCAACCTCCTTGGCACTCTTCCTCGTTGTTTTCGCGCCGCCCGGAATCCACCTCCGTCGCCGGAGTGTCCTGCATGCTCGATTCTCCGGAGGATTGGCTTCAGTCGAGTCGTGCTTTGAACCACCCTTTGTCTGATTGTAGTGTTAGGGATGTGAGATTTGCCGATGCTCCATTTTTAGCTATGAACTCCACTTGCGGCGGCGTGAAATTGTCGGATCCTGGGGATTTCGTCAAAGAAAGTTCGGACAACGCGTTTTCTTCCTCCGGCGCTGTGGATTCCGATACGAATGCGCCACTGAAGAGAAGGGATCTTTCATCTGAAAATGATCCTGGGGATTTCAGTTGTGATAGCGAGGTAACTTGTTACAAATTCCTCCTGTTTCTCAGTTTTCACCATCTTTCCATTACCCAAATGAAGCTTTTGCTTCACCTTTAAGTTAATTCCATCCTCTTTTGAAGGGTGCGGATGTGCCAGAAGTTCCGTTCGGTACTGATCTGCCTCGAAGTTCGTCGAAGAGAAGTAGAAGCGCTGAGGTCCATAACATGTCGGAGAAGGTCAGTTTCATATTGGGTCCCCGGTTCTAAGCATTCTTGTCTTTAAGTTTATACTAAGAGCCTTTGATTGCTTAACTTCGGCTAATATTGTTGGTGAGTGGGCCAGAGACGAAGAAGGAGGATcaatgagaaaatgaaagccCTTCAGAACTTAATTCCCAATTCGAACAAGGTATGCTTGTCAAATTTAAGATTATGACAGTTTCACTTCTCTATGCGTTAATGTTACAAGAAGATTGTGCTTTTGACAGACGGACAAAGCTTCAATGTTGGATGAAGCAATTGAGTATTTGAAGCAGCTTCAACTTCAAGTCCAGGTGGGtgtccttttgttttctttcctgATCTTGTCTTGGGGTTATGGGCCTCAAAATTTGATCACGGTTCCACTTTTCTTTGATATGGACTCATCTCTCTTTATATGCATTCGTTCACTGTATTGGTTGCTAAACAGTCCATGAATTCGAGCCACAGAATCTTATGTGCATGTATCAAAAAGTAATATTCCTTTTGTCCACAATTTATGT
The nucleotide sequence above comes from Cucurbita pepo subsp. pepo cultivar mu-cu-16 chromosome LG11, ASM280686v2, whole genome shotgun sequence. Encoded proteins:
- the LOC111805171 gene encoding transcription factor SPATULA-like, whose protein sequence is MADLYATSPSSDVLALPHDPEDFSSFINPHLQTHTSSASSPSFVSFKNKFAPLLHSQPPWHSSSLFSRRPESTSVAGVSCMLDSPEDWLQSSRALNHPLSDCSVRDVRFADAPFLAMNSTCGGVKLSDPGDFVKESSDNAFSSSGAVDSDTNAPLKRRDLSSENDPGDFSCDSEGADVPEVPFGTDLPRSSSKRSRSAEVHNMSEKRRRRRINEKMKALQNLIPNSNKTDKASMLDEAIEYLKQLQLQVQMLSMRNGMSLLPVCLPGKLQPIQLPQMGLDLDVGNAFLMSRRGIDTSFTGNEGRPMQSTFNLSNKCNLSDQSMAIPSAPNTTTSEMAFGFEPTIQAYGGEFDLSSNFKDVQAAVQLDCARTGKESS